Proteins encoded within one genomic window of Candidatus Syntrophocurvum alkaliphilum:
- a CDS encoding methyl-accepting chemotaxis protein yields MKRIVIVGAGQGGTSILKSCLGIESIKIEGICDANYDAPGMVIARENNVKTFSDVVQAISLPGINVIIEATGNAKVEEIINENKRDEIAVIDSHGADVMMTVVESREAMIETLHNESEKLANISIELADTMENVTNRIEEVNNSAKLMASRGNNLIDSANDATEHLNETGEVLDFINTIAKQTKLLGLNAAIEAARSGEHGKGFAVVAEEVRKLAENSTLSVERISQILNNIEESVKVITTGVNEAASIVENQAELTQTVSTNVQELEAMSEELSSLAQHLASLS; encoded by the coding sequence GTGAAAAGAATAGTTATTGTAGGTGCAGGTCAAGGAGGAACATCCATACTTAAATCATGCTTAGGAATAGAAAGTATAAAAATCGAAGGGATCTGTGATGCAAATTATGATGCACCTGGAATGGTAATAGCAAGAGAGAATAATGTGAAAACATTTTCAGATGTAGTGCAAGCAATTTCCTTACCTGGGATTAATGTAATTATAGAGGCAACAGGTAATGCTAAAGTAGAAGAAATTATAAATGAAAATAAAAGGGATGAAATTGCAGTAATTGATTCTCATGGTGCTGATGTAATGATGACAGTAGTTGAATCTAGAGAAGCAATGATAGAAACGTTACATAATGAATCAGAGAAGTTAGCTAATATTTCAATTGAACTTGCAGATACTATGGAAAATGTAACTAATAGGATTGAAGAGGTTAATAATTCGGCTAAATTAATGGCATCAAGAGGAAATAATTTAATAGATTCTGCTAATGATGCTACAGAACATCTTAATGAAACAGGGGAAGTTTTAGATTTTATAAATACTATTGCAAAACAAACTAAACTTTTAGGACTAAATGCAGCTATTGAGGCTGCTAGGAGTGGGGAGCACGGAAAAGGTTTTGCTGTTGTAGCGGAGGAAGTACGGAAACTAGCCGAAAACAGCACATTATCAGTTGAAAGAATTTCACAAATACTTAATAATATAGAAGAGTCAGTAAAAGTTATTACAACAGGTGTGAATGAAGCGGCATCAATAGTGGAAAATCAAGCGGAATTGACACAGACAGTTTCAACTAATGTTCAAGAGCTAGAAGCAATGTCTGAAGAATTGTCTTCATTAGCTCAGCATCTTGCCAGCTTAAGCTAA
- a CDS encoding peptidoglycan-binding protein: protein MVKNNILSFFVLCFFVIGLLTLSVDNIYADQQTLRWGSTGSEVSLVQKTLNEKGYSCGPVDGIFGALTFNAVVSFQRDTNINVDGIVGPQTRQALGLVATSNEDSKNNSFTPLQWGSSGQEVRDLQQILNSKGYAVGTVDGVFDERTYNAVVEFQKDAQLTVDGVVDHKTKTSLGLNKITQNSNTRTMVATAYCPCDQCNYPWGGYPSYIGLPLGKGIIAVDPNVIPLGTRLYVEGYGYGVAADTGGAINGNKIDLCFETHEEALRWGIQNIEVTILDKINK, encoded by the coding sequence ATGGTAAAAAATAATATCTTATCGTTTTTTGTTTTGTGTTTCTTTGTAATAGGTTTATTAACACTAAGTGTTGATAATATTTATGCAGACCAACAAACCTTAAGATGGGGATCAACTGGTTCAGAAGTAAGTTTAGTGCAAAAAACTTTAAATGAAAAGGGATATTCATGTGGACCTGTAGACGGAATTTTTGGTGCTCTTACTTTTAATGCAGTAGTTAGTTTTCAAAGAGATACCAATATAAATGTAGATGGAATTGTAGGGCCCCAAACAAGACAAGCTCTAGGGTTAGTAGCTACTAGTAATGAGGACAGTAAAAATAATTCTTTTACTCCATTACAATGGGGTTCAAGTGGACAAGAAGTACGTGATCTGCAACAGATATTAAATAGTAAAGGATATGCAGTAGGAACTGTTGATGGAGTATTTGATGAAAGAACATATAATGCTGTAGTGGAGTTTCAAAAAGATGCACAACTTACAGTTGATGGTGTAGTAGATCATAAAACTAAGACATCTTTAGGCTTAAATAAAATTACTCAAAACTCAAATACAAGAACTATGGTTGCAACTGCTTATTGTCCTTGTGACCAATGTAATTATCCTTGGGGAGGCTATCCATCCTATATTGGATTACCACTAGGTAAAGGTATTATTGCAGTAGATCCAAATGTTATCCCATTAGGAACAAGATTATATGTTGAAGGTTACGGATATGGCGTAGCAGCTGATACAGGTGGAGCTATTAATGGTAATAAAATAGACCTATGTTTTGAAACTCATGAAGAAGCTCTACGCTGGGGAATACAAAATATTGAAGTTACTATATTAGATAAAATTAATAAATAA
- a CDS encoding gamma carbonic anhydrase family protein — protein sequence MPIYEYKGNRPIIAKSSFIHPQAVIIGDVKIGDNCYIGAYSILRGDYGNIVIGNKTNVQEGSIIHTEPTTSALIGNNVVIGHAAIVHGPCTINDEAAIGMGAIICNGCTLEFGSMLAAGSLLAPGKIIPEKKLAMGNPAQVVKEVTDNMAIHNKAAVNIYHDLAACCQTELKLIKE from the coding sequence ATGCCAATTTATGAATACAAAGGCAATAGACCAATTATAGCAAAATCATCATTTATTCACCCCCAAGCAGTAATTATTGGGGATGTTAAGATAGGTGATAACTGTTATATTGGTGCTTATAGCATTTTAAGAGGCGATTATGGAAATATTGTTATCGGTAACAAAACTAATGTACAAGAAGGTAGTATAATACACACTGAGCCCACAACTTCTGCTTTAATAGGAAATAATGTAGTAATAGGTCATGCAGCAATTGTACATGGTCCATGTACAATAAATGATGAGGCAGCTATTGGTATGGGAGCTATTATCTGTAATGGATGTACATTAGAATTTGGTAGTATGCTAGCAGCTGGTAGCCTTTTAGCTCCAGGAAAGATAATTCCTGAAAAAAAGCTTGCTATGGGTAATCCTGCTCAGGTTGTAAAGGAAGTTACAGATAACATGGCTATACATAATAAAGCAGCTGTAAATATTTATCACGACCTCGCAGCATGTTGCCAAACCGAATTGAAGCTAATTAAGGAGTAA
- the hslO gene encoding Hsp33 family molecular chaperone HslO, with protein sequence MKDYLLLATDKAKQVRVFIAKTTNLVDKATKRHKTSATASAALGRVITAAAIMGISDLKSENSRLTIRVNGNGIAGAVLATADNNGNVRGLISNPSADLPSISPGKLNVGGIIGKDGKLEVIKDLGMQQPFVGSVALVNGEIGEDLAHYYLMSEQLPSLVSLGVLVAPELSIQAAGGLIIQAMPNADDELLRTIEGNVLKMGTISKFINEKEDLKSILDIVLDGIEYEIIIKDKPLAFRCECNRERLLSIVASMPENEIEETFEEQGKLEISCNFCNETYLFTKDIIEEAKK encoded by the coding sequence TTGAAAGATTATTTATTATTAGCAACTGACAAAGCAAAGCAAGTAAGGGTATTTATAGCAAAAACAACTAATTTAGTAGATAAAGCTACTAAAAGACATAAAACATCAGCTACTGCATCAGCAGCGCTAGGTAGAGTTATAACAGCTGCTGCTATTATGGGCATTAGTGATCTAAAAAGTGAGAATAGTCGTCTAACTATTAGAGTTAATGGTAATGGCATTGCTGGTGCGGTTTTGGCAACAGCTGACAATAATGGTAATGTTCGTGGTTTAATATCAAACCCTAGTGCAGATTTACCATCTATTTCTCCAGGAAAGTTAAATGTTGGTGGAATTATTGGTAAAGATGGTAAATTAGAGGTAATTAAAGATCTTGGAATGCAACAGCCTTTTGTTGGAAGTGTTGCTCTTGTTAATGGCGAAATAGGTGAAGATTTAGCTCATTATTACTTAATGTCTGAACAACTACCTTCTTTAGTATCCCTTGGTGTACTTGTTGCCCCAGAATTAAGCATACAAGCTGCAGGTGGGTTAATTATACAAGCAATGCCTAATGCAGATGATGAATTATTGCGCACTATTGAAGGCAATGTTCTTAAGATGGGGACTATTAGCAAATTTATAAATGAAAAAGAAGACTTAAAAAGTATACTTGATATAGTACTAGATGGTATTGAATATGAAATAATTATTAAAGATAAACCACTTGCTTTTAGATGTGAGTGCAATAGAGAAAGATTACTATCAATTGTTGCAAGTATGCCTGAAAATGAAATAGAGGAAACATTTGAAGAGCAGGGTAAGCTAGAGATAAGTTGCAATTTTTGTAATGAAACTTACTTATTTACAAAGGATATTATCGAGGAGGCTAAAAAATAA
- the rpmB gene encoding 50S ribosomal protein L28: MAKCEICEKGVSFGKQYSHSHIRTNRQWKPNIQRVKVVVGQTPKKIYVCTRCLRSGKVQRAI; the protein is encoded by the coding sequence ATGGCAAAATGCGAAATTTGTGAAAAAGGTGTATCATTTGGCAAACAATACAGCCATTCGCATATAAGAACTAACAGACAATGGAAACCAAATATACAACGGGTCAAAGTTGTTGTTGGACAAACACCTAAGAAAATTTATGTTTGCACACGTTGTCTACGTTCAGGCAAAGTCCAAAGAGCTATATAA
- a CDS encoding Asp23/Gls24 family envelope stress response protein produces the protein MFIIKNNDLGEITVAKDVIETIAGLATIDCYGLVGMVSQNIQTELTSILGLESIRKGVSVRDSEDGLIVDVYVVVGYGIKISEVAHNVMQKVTYVLENNAGVSVASVNVNVKGIRVIKENK, from the coding sequence ATGTTTATAATTAAAAATAATGACCTAGGGGAAATCACTGTAGCTAAAGATGTTATAGAAACTATTGCTGGTTTAGCGACTATTGATTGTTATGGTCTTGTAGGTATGGTATCTCAAAACATTCAGACTGAATTAACGAGTATTTTAGGATTAGAATCTATTCGTAAGGGTGTTTCTGTACGTGATTCAGAGGATGGCTTAATAGTCGATGTATATGTTGTAGTCGGTTATGGTATTAAGATATCAGAAGTAGCCCATAACGTTATGCAAAAAGTAACATATGTACTCGAGAATAATGCAGGAGTATCAGTAGCTTCAGTAAATGTCAATGTTAAAGGGATAAGAGTAATAAAAGAAAATAAGTAG
- a CDS encoding DAK2 domain-containing protein encodes MSLQNITGNDLVRFVKAGCIRLEHNRDEIDLLNVFPVPDGDTGTNMYLTLLAAVKEGEKNSTAPLGKVAKSISMGSLMGARGNSGVILSQVFRGIVKVLEGKEKANAQDLANALKVGSETAYKSVMKPVEGTILTVVREVAHACESYARTESDIVAVLIKGVEVGYKTLEKTPQMLPILKEAGVVDAGGQGFLYFLEGAIEGLAQEKDIKLDTYKEVKTEAKGDNSLKEIDIEFQYCTELLLKGKKLNTDDIKDHLNPLGDSMMVVGMEDIAKVHIHTNHPGKVLETCLQWGQLSDIKINNMIEEAHEHLNNVESQQPEPQPINEKEIGIVAVGIGEGIVQILESLGVDKVVQGGQTMNPSTEDLLNACEQIESNKIIILPNNSNIILAAEQVKYLTDKEIEIIPTKSIMQAITALIAYNPDGSIDEVAENMKKEIEVVKFAEITYAVRDTTINNLDIVEGDIIGIINGEISTKGSDISQTISDVLAKIVDDEIELITIIYGDSITEEEAIKEKQQIESTYSDYEIEMHYGGQPHYPFLLAVE; translated from the coding sequence TTGAGTTTACAAAATATAACTGGCAACGATCTGGTGAGATTTGTCAAAGCCGGTTGCATAAGGTTAGAACACAATAGAGATGAAATTGATTTACTTAATGTTTTTCCGGTACCAGATGGAGATACAGGTACGAATATGTATTTAACTCTATTGGCAGCTGTAAAAGAAGGTGAAAAGAATAGCACAGCTCCTCTAGGGAAGGTAGCAAAATCCATATCAATGGGTTCACTTATGGGAGCAAGAGGAAACTCAGGAGTTATATTATCTCAAGTATTTCGAGGAATAGTTAAAGTTTTAGAAGGGAAAGAAAAAGCTAATGCTCAAGATTTGGCAAACGCTCTTAAGGTGGGTTCTGAAACAGCCTATAAATCAGTAATGAAGCCAGTAGAAGGGACTATTTTAACTGTAGTTAGGGAAGTTGCTCATGCTTGTGAAAGTTATGCGCGTACAGAATCAGATATAGTAGCTGTTCTTATTAAGGGAGTAGAAGTTGGTTATAAAACTTTGGAAAAAACTCCTCAAATGTTACCGATTTTAAAAGAGGCTGGAGTTGTAGATGCTGGAGGACAAGGATTTTTATACTTTTTAGAGGGTGCAATTGAAGGATTAGCACAAGAAAAAGATATAAAGTTAGATACATATAAAGAAGTTAAAACTGAAGCAAAAGGAGATAATAGCCTAAAAGAAATCGATATTGAATTTCAATACTGTACTGAACTTTTACTTAAAGGAAAAAAATTAAATACAGATGATATAAAAGATCATTTAAATCCCTTAGGTGATTCAATGATGGTTGTTGGCATGGAAGATATAGCTAAGGTTCATATTCATACTAATCATCCAGGTAAAGTTTTAGAAACATGCTTACAATGGGGACAATTAAGTGATATAAAGATAAATAATATGATAGAGGAAGCCCATGAACATTTAAATAATGTAGAATCACAACAACCTGAACCACAACCTATTAATGAGAAGGAAATAGGTATAGTCGCAGTTGGGATAGGTGAGGGTATAGTTCAAATTTTAGAAAGCCTTGGTGTAGATAAAGTTGTACAAGGTGGTCAAACTATGAATCCTAGTACAGAGGATTTACTCAATGCATGCGAACAAATTGAATCTAATAAAATCATAATTCTTCCTAATAACAGTAATATTATATTAGCAGCTGAGCAAGTAAAATACTTAACTGATAAAGAAATTGAAATTATACCTACAAAATCAATAATGCAGGCAATTACAGCTTTAATTGCTTATAACCCAGATGGAAGTATAGATGAAGTTGCGGAAAACATGAAAAAAGAAATTGAAGTTGTAAAATTTGCTGAAATAACTTATGCAGTTCGTGATACAACAATTAATAATCTAGATATAGTAGAAGGAGACATTATTGGCATTATAAATGGTGAAATATCAACAAAGGGTAGCGATATATCACAAACAATAAGTGATGTATTAGCAAAGATTGTAGATGATGAAATCGAACTAATTACTATTATATATGGAGATAGTATAACGGAAGAAGAAGCAATAAAGGAAAAACAACAAATAGAAAGCACATATTCTGATTATGAAATAGAAATGCATTATGGTGGGCAACCTCATTATCCTTTTTTATTAGCAGTAGAATAA
- the recG gene encoding ATP-dependent DNA helicase RecG, translated as MDRLFSDIQFVKGVGPKKSKALHKLNIKTVFDILWYMPRDYFNRSNVEKIVEINNYDNVNIKGFVKNTSSTRTSRGLSIFKAMITDNSGSINAIWFNQAHLSKKIKSGDELFLSGKIKHTYGGKELFVNEYEIISDSDMENKILPIYSLTEGIYQNFLRKIILQVLNNELKNYIDIFDENTKNKYKLCDIQYAFKNIHYPESREAYIKARRRLAFEELFLYQVGIHSLNKKAKVENNYVVHNEKTNLVSKVLNELPFNLTNGQKKVLDQIFLDMESPKAMNRLLQGDVGSGKTVVAALALTKAVASGYQTAIMAPTEILAEQHYKSISMFLSSDVVVALLTGSTPNNEKKMILEALDKGDIDVLIGTHALIQNNVNFKNLGLVIIDEQHRFGVKQRGALTKKGQTLDVLIMTATPIPRTLALTVYGDLEVSIIDELPPGRKPIKTIYIKREFRNRAYNFLKEQLKKGSQAYVVCPLVEESELQELKAVTTLYEELKEKFSEYKIGLIHGRMPSKEKELFMNQFKNGSFKILVATTVIEVGVDIPNASIMLIEHAERFGLSQLHQLRGRVGRGSKQSFCILIGDPKNDEALKRLKTMEKTSNGFVLAQEDLSLRGPGDFLGVRQHGLNDLKVANLISDTKIIEITRKLVKENLQTYQNSEIILKIIKHKFKFYGDIVKN; from the coding sequence ATGGATAGGTTGTTTAGTGATATTCAATTTGTAAAGGGTGTTGGACCGAAGAAAAGTAAAGCATTACATAAATTAAATATAAAAACAGTTTTTGATATATTGTGGTACATGCCAAGGGATTATTTTAATCGCAGTAATGTGGAAAAAATAGTTGAAATTAATAATTATGATAATGTAAACATAAAAGGTTTTGTCAAAAATACAAGCAGTACACGTACTTCACGTGGATTGAGTATTTTCAAAGCAATGATAACCGATAATTCAGGTTCAATTAATGCTATTTGGTTTAATCAGGCACATCTTAGTAAAAAAATTAAATCAGGTGATGAATTATTTCTTAGTGGTAAAATTAAACATACTTATGGAGGTAAAGAGTTATTTGTAAATGAATACGAAATTATTTCAGATAGTGATATGGAAAATAAAATTTTACCTATTTACTCTTTAACAGAAGGGATATATCAAAATTTTTTAAGAAAAATAATATTGCAAGTTCTTAATAATGAATTAAAAAATTATATTGATATATTTGATGAAAATACAAAGAATAAATATAAGCTTTGTGATATTCAATATGCATTTAAAAATATACATTATCCCGAAAGTAGAGAAGCATATATTAAAGCAAGAAGAAGACTAGCGTTTGAAGAATTATTCTTATATCAAGTAGGAATACATTCTTTAAATAAAAAGGCAAAGGTTGAAAATAATTATGTTGTACATAATGAAAAAACTAATTTAGTTAGTAAAGTATTAAATGAGTTGCCTTTTAACCTAACTAATGGTCAAAAAAAGGTTTTAGATCAGATATTTTTAGATATGGAATCTCCCAAAGCAATGAATCGGTTATTACAAGGGGATGTTGGTTCAGGAAAAACTGTTGTAGCTGCTTTAGCCTTAACAAAAGCAGTTGCAAGCGGCTATCAAACAGCAATTATGGCACCTACTGAAATACTTGCAGAACAACACTATAAATCAATATCAATGTTTTTAAGTTCAGATGTAGTAGTTGCATTGCTCACTGGCTCGACTCCTAATAATGAGAAAAAAATGATTTTAGAAGCATTGGATAAAGGTGATATCGATGTATTAATAGGTACACATGCATTAATACAAAATAACGTAAATTTTAAAAATCTTGGATTAGTCATTATAGATGAACAACATAGATTTGGTGTTAAACAAAGAGGGGCTTTGACTAAGAAAGGACAAACTTTAGATGTATTAATTATGACTGCTACACCAATTCCAAGAACTTTGGCATTAACTGTTTATGGGGATTTAGAGGTTTCGATAATTGATGAACTACCACCTGGTCGCAAGCCTATAAAAACCATATATATTAAACGTGAATTTAGGAATCGAGCTTATAACTTTTTAAAAGAACAATTAAAAAAAGGATCTCAGGCATATGTAGTATGTCCACTTGTAGAAGAATCAGAATTACAAGAGTTAAAGGCAGTAACTACTTTATATGAAGAATTAAAAGAAAAATTTAGTGAATATAAAATCGGTTTAATTCACGGAAGAATGCCTAGTAAGGAAAAAGAACTATTTATGAATCAATTTAAAAATGGCAGTTTTAAAATTTTAGTAGCAACAACTGTAATAGAAGTAGGTGTAGATATTCCTAATGCCTCAATAATGCTAATAGAACATGCTGAAAGATTTGGTTTATCACAATTACATCAATTGCGAGGCAGAGTCGGTAGAGGGTCTAAACAATCGTTCTGTATACTGATTGGTGATCCTAAAAATGATGAAGCTTTAAAACGATTAAAAACCATGGAAAAAACTAGCAATGGGTTTGTATTAGCTCAAGAAGATTTGAGCTTAAGAGGTCCAGGTGATTTTCTAGGAGTTAGACAACATGGGTTAAATGACTTAAAAGTTGCTAATCTAATATCAGATACTAAGATAATAGAAATAACTCGCAAACTAGTTAAGGAAAACCTTCAAACATATCAAAATTCAGAGATAATATTAAAAATTATTAAACATAAATTTAAATTTTATGGAGATATAGTAAAAAACTAA
- the gpr gene encoding GPR endopeptidase → MNDFLNYFSLNVDLAVEARDIVRGKSNIEVSGVEEEVENLENIDITTITIMNEEAASVMGKPMGTYVTIESPPLKINNPYVKEEIITAMSKSLTNMVPNIAPDSTILLVGLGNWHATPDALGPKFIEYSPITRHYHQYAPQALVEGMRPSCGIAPGVLGVTGLETFEVIKGIVEKVNPAMIVVVDALAAQNVDRIGTTIQMSNTGIQPGAGIGNNRHALNQEGLGVPVIAIGCPTIVNAAVIANQAIKNFCLDSGAMYNENQSTEAIKTTLSHFGGSLSVTPKEIDDIVENTSRIMAMGVGHFLFPGISTEQLELYAI, encoded by the coding sequence ATGAATGATTTTTTGAATTATTTTAGTTTAAATGTTGACTTAGCAGTTGAAGCTAGGGATATAGTGCGCGGTAAAAGTAATATAGAAGTATCTGGAGTAGAAGAAGAAGTAGAAAATTTGGAAAATATAGATATAACTACTATAACAATAATGAATGAAGAAGCTGCAAGTGTTATGGGTAAACCTATGGGTACTTATGTAACAATAGAATCACCACCATTAAAAATTAATAATCCTTATGTTAAGGAAGAAATTATTACGGCTATGAGTAAAAGTCTAACTAACATGGTACCAAATATTGCTCCAGATAGTACCATACTATTAGTTGGTTTAGGGAACTGGCATGCAACTCCTGATGCACTCGGTCCAAAATTTATTGAATATAGCCCTATAACTAGACATTACCATCAATACGCTCCCCAAGCTTTAGTTGAAGGAATGCGTCCAAGTTGTGGTATTGCACCAGGTGTATTAGGAGTTACGGGGTTAGAAACATTCGAAGTTATTAAAGGCATAGTAGAAAAAGTAAATCCTGCAATGATAGTTGTAGTTGATGCGCTAGCTGCCCAAAATGTTGACCGTATTGGAACTACGATACAAATGTCAAATACAGGTATTCAACCTGGAGCCGGTATTGGTAATAATAGACATGCTTTAAATCAAGAAGGCTTAGGGGTACCTGTTATTGCAATTGGTTGTCCAACAATAGTAAATGCAGCTGTAATAGCAAATCAAGCTATAAAAAACTTTTGCTTAGATTCAGGAGCAATGTATAATGAAAACCAATCTACAGAAGCAATAAAAACTACACTTTCTCATTTTGGCGGTAGTTTATCCGTTACTCCAAAAGAAATTGATGATATTGTAGAAAACACCTCTAGAATTATGGCAATGGGGGTAGGACATTTCCTTTTCCCTGGTATTTCAACTGAACAACTAGAATTATATGCAATTTAA
- the rsmD gene encoding 16S rRNA (guanine(966)-N(2))-methyltransferase RsmD — translation MSLRVIAGNAKGRKLKSPPCFNTRPITDRIKEALFNTLSNSVKDAFFLDLFAGSGSVGIEALSRGASKVVFIDNDINSIKIINKNLINCNFVDGFEVYRQDVLKAIKILCKRNLLFDIIYIDPPFTNEKIFSQVMNEISKYNLLNKNGQIIIRIPKSLVLSSEFYNLKLYREKNYGESTLKYYELSES, via the coding sequence ATAAGCTTGAGAGTTATTGCAGGAAATGCTAAAGGTAGAAAACTAAAATCACCTCCATGTTTTAATACGCGTCCAATTACAGATAGAATAAAGGAAGCATTGTTTAATACATTATCAAACTCGGTTAAAGATGCTTTTTTCCTAGATTTGTTTGCTGGTAGTGGGAGTGTAGGTATAGAAGCTTTAAGTAGAGGTGCAAGTAAAGTTGTGTTTATTGACAATGATATAAATTCTATAAAGATAATTAATAAGAACTTAATTAATTGCAATTTTGTTGATGGATTCGAAGTTTATAGACAAGATGTTTTAAAAGCTATAAAGATTTTATGTAAACGCAATTTACTCTTTGATATTATTTATATTGATCCTCCTTTTACAAATGAAAAAATATTTTCACAAGTAATGAATGAAATTTCGAAATATAATCTACTTAATAAGAATGGTCAAATAATTATTAGAATACCTAAAAGTCTAGTTTTAAGCAGTGAATTTTATAATCTTAAATTATATAGAGAAAAAAACTATGGGGAGTCTACCTTGAAATATTATGAATTAAGTGAAAGTTAG
- a CDS encoding ATPase: MMEIYSILDELEHIIKESKKVPFSNSFVVIDSNNFLDRLDKIRAVLPEELEIAKNIITEKDKIVEEACAEAETFIEEHKDKAAKLIDNNEITHNAMVVAEDVVNKAEITATEIRREANEYADDVLKHIEIVLQKGLDTVSEGRNELKNAIDNNDV; the protein is encoded by the coding sequence ATGATGGAAATATATAGTATACTTGATGAATTAGAGCATATTATCAAAGAAAGCAAAAAAGTGCCATTTTCTAATTCATTTGTTGTAATTGACAGTAATAATTTTTTAGACAGACTAGATAAAATTAGAGCAGTATTGCCTGAGGAATTAGAAATTGCCAAAAACATTATAACTGAAAAGGATAAAATAGTCGAAGAAGCTTGTGCAGAGGCAGAAACATTTATTGAGGAACATAAGGATAAAGCAGCAAAATTAATAGATAATAATGAGATAACACATAACGCAATGGTAGTTGCTGAAGATGTAGTCAATAAAGCAGAGATAACGGCTACAGAAATCAGAAGAGAGGCTAATGAGTATGCAGACGATGTATTAAAACATATTGAAATAGTTTTACAAAAAGGGTTAGATACAGTAAGTGAAGGTAGAAATGAATTGAAAAATGCTATTGATAATAATGATGTTTAG
- the ylbJ gene encoding sporulation integral membrane protein YlbJ, with the protein MAYYSKFFFVVITMIITVFMVINPQETVKAASNGFQIWYIIILPALFPFFIVAELLVSLRFVHFLGVILEPIMRPLFRLPGCSSLVVTMGFTSGFPVGALLTKKLYEEKMLTAEEAERLVSFTNNSSPLFILGAVSIGMFGISSVGYLLAASHYLSNIMVGIVWRFKAVKQQSLRSTSSKLLIQEALSTLSYADNKDTISIGKALSDAIKNSINNILAIAGFIVVFSVITRMLTVWGILDKLAIFITKLINVSYNVAYGICIGFFEITLGAKTVVSAPSDLLTQLIIVSIILAFSGLSIITQIMSILYGTPIRLSFYLTSRILQMFFSALITFVGYHMFFLTSHPVPTVTIPTYKILYGFDAWTFSIYCLVIGFTLILLLLFISLLKNR; encoded by the coding sequence TTGGCTTATTATTCTAAGTTTTTTTTCGTTGTTATAACTATGATTATAACCGTATTTATGGTTATAAATCCTCAGGAAACAGTGAAAGCAGCATCAAATGGCTTTCAAATATGGTACATCATAATTCTTCCTGCTCTTTTTCCATTTTTTATTGTAGCTGAGTTACTTGTTAGTCTAAGATTTGTTCACTTTTTAGGAGTTATTTTAGAACCTATAATGAGACCACTATTTCGACTACCAGGATGTAGCTCGCTCGTTGTAACTATGGGATTTACATCTGGTTTTCCTGTTGGAGCTCTTTTAACTAAGAAGTTATATGAAGAGAAAATGCTAACAGCCGAGGAAGCAGAAAGGCTCGTATCTTTCACTAATAATTCTAGTCCTTTGTTTATTTTAGGAGCTGTAAGTATAGGTATGTTTGGTATTTCAAGTGTTGGTTATTTGTTAGCAGCCTCTCATTACCTATCAAATATTATGGTGGGTATAGTTTGGAGGTTTAAAGCAGTAAAACAACAAAGTTTGAGGAGTACTTCGTCGAAACTTTTAATACAAGAAGCTTTAAGTACATTATCATATGCAGATAATAAAGACACAATTAGTATTGGTAAGGCACTAAGTGATGCTATTAAAAACAGTATAAATAATATATTAGCCATAGCAGGATTTATCGTGGTTTTTTCTGTTATAACACGTATGTTAACTGTTTGGGGAATACTAGATAAATTGGCAATTTTCATAACTAAGCTAATTAATGTTTCTTATAATGTTGCTTATGGAATATGTATTGGCTTTTTCGAAATTACTTTAGGGGCTAAAACAGTTGTATCAGCCCCTAGTGACTTATTAACACAATTAATTATTGTTAGTATTATATTAGCATTTAGTGGTTTATCTATTATAACCCAAATTATGAGTATACTTTATGGCACCCCTATTAGATTATCTTTTTATTTAACTTCGCGAATTCTTCAAATGTTTTTTTCTGCTTTAATAACCTTTGTTGGATATCATATGTTCTTTTTAACATCTCATCCTGTACCAACAGTTACTATCCCAACATATAAAATTTTGTATGGATTTGATGCTTGGACTTTTTCAATATATTGTCTTGTTATTGGATTTACTCTTATTTTGCTTCTTTTATTTATTAGCTTACTAAAAAATCGCTAA